AGTCGATTCTTCGAATAATACTTTCTTTAGTGTGAAAAATATCTCTATTATAGTCATATAAAGGCATACTAAGTTTTCCCCTCCTTGATCTTATACACGAGAATAAATCAGTCGTCGTATCTAAcacaatttttttctttcttacagTAACTGTGAAAATAATAATCTGATTCTTTCATTGTTTTCTTTACACATCATACAGATGATTACTTTGAGGACAAAATTATCGTATAAAGTAGTATGAATGATCGATGAACACTCAATTTCTTCAAGGTATCTGTGGAAGTTTAATCTAAAAACGGTCAAAAGAACTCAATGAAGCAGCACAGACTATCACCATGAATCACGGCGATTTTACTTCGATTTCTTATGATGGCGCATACGTCATGTTGTGTTCACTTTATGCGCTGAAACAGACCAATTTTTcttgttaatatttataaaaattatagttatcaTTATATATTATCTAGTTTAGTTTTTACATGGTAATGGTATTCTGACTGGTGCATTATCTTTGACTATGCATTCGTGTGTTTGATTACGAAATAGATATTGTATTAACAATTGTTTCTCTTCTCCTACACATGGATCATAAAATCCTGGCAGTTCACTCTGCAATATAGGAAcatgcaataattttattttttacgaaaaagaaaagatatattatttttaactaATTTTACAAAACATACCTTAGATGCACCATGAAGGATTAACTTTGAATCCTTTACTAAACATTGTAAAGGGATAGTTACATCTATTACTTCGTCTCTACGTATAGTCTGCTGCTCTGAGTTGTACTGATCTTGCTGAGGGTAGACAAATCTTCCATACAGAGCTTTCGTGATAATCAATCCCTTCTTTGATTCTTCCGTAGCTCTTATCCTACTCACAGTGGCTTTCATTAATTTGGTAGCGCTCTCtgcttctttttgtttttccatCATCCTTGTCTTGTTTAcctccttctctttttctttttcacgtTCTTGTCGTTTTTTTATCATAGGATCTATAACAATCTTCTTCAGCACGACCCATGTCATTAGTGGGATTACAGTAGCGTAGAACATAGTAGCTGGAAGAACCTCATCACTAAGATGAATAGGGAACGCGTAGGTTTGAAAGGAACGATTCAATTTAAGCTTTAGCATGACTCCTGTTGGCACTCCTGCGGACACGATGGCGGATAATTTAGTGTGTCGCGAAACCTTTTTTTCCGCTCCGTATTCTACGAGCAGCCCGAATGTGCCAGCTCTGTAATTAATAAAATGTTCACAACTTAGAAATATAGAATACATACAATCAtggataataaaataatttgttgaCTGATATTAACCTCACGCTGCCACGTAGTTTCATCTCTTTCTCGTGcattttatatatgtaattaaaacTAACGAATGATCGTAGAACACCAAGGTGAATGGAAAACGACGTATAAGTCCTCGCTGTATCTCTAACGATACTGGTACTCATGGAACTTTCTGGACCCGCATTATATGTAAGGTCACCCATTATATGAGTATCTAATTGCATTGTGAGTCctgaaattaatataattctttTAAAGATTACATAATGTTTTCAGCAGCTGATATCAATAAGTAGGATAAGGTGGACAAACATACTGCCTATAAGACTAGCCTTAATTTCGAATGGAGTGAACTCCAGTATCGTTGCCCCGTTGAACAATACTTTATGGGGTAGCATACGAAAACCTTTGAACGATATCATCGGCCCGTTCCCAGCACCGACCTCTAATTCTACCCAACCTTTAGACGAAAGCAAACGCTTCGCTGACACGTTTATAGAACCAGATCCTACACCATTTCTTGTGCTTAATTGACCATACAATGTTACAATATCTTGTAAACTAAGAGGTGCTTCAATGGATTGTGTAAACGACATTCCACTGACTTCTATGCATGAAAGTACATCCCTGCTACATTTTAAAACACAATGTATTTTATAGCACATATATCTGAATTAAAGGTTACAGTGCATTACCTATTTTCAGGATCTTTCTCATATCTGTTAAAAAGGTCTGTTGCGTTGATATTCATTGTGATACTAGTAGTGGGATTCGTGAGGCTCAGTAATTTTCTCTCTTGTGCTTCTCTTGCTAGATATTCATATTCTTCCCTGATTTCTTGAGGTGTTCTAGTACGTTCTACTATTTCCCAGCCTTCAGTTTTCAGTCCTTTAATCCCCACAGTGTCGTAAATAGCTCTTTGATGGGGATTACTTAAGactataatatgtattataataaGCATTTTACttgcatataatataataaaacattaaaatatattattctatataaaCCTTTGTAAGCTGCTTTAGTACGATTAAACAATACTTCCGCTTCTTTCTTGAGCACAGGGTCCACATGCTTGTCAGGATGATATAGTTTGCTCTGTGTACGGTACGCATAATTAATTTCCTCCTGTGTAGCCTGTAAGCAAATATATCATACATAAAAtgttgtaaaataatttttaattttaatgacAGAAAACTTAAAGAAAATTCAATCCTGAAGTACATGTTTCTCTATTCAGCCTATAAGAACAGTGACTAAAATAACCTGTTATTCCCTTGAAAATGATTGATTAGCAAAATATAGGAATGTAATAGTATGTTTGAATGATTTTCTTAAAGTGGAAGTTTCTCTATTCAGCCTATAAGAACAGTGACTAAAATAACCTGTTATTCCCTTGAAAATGATTGATTAGCAAAATATAGGAATGTAATAGTATGTTTGAATGATTTTCTTAAAGTGGAAgtttatattgtttattatttatcCCTAAGGGAAGCTCGATTACATCAGACACTAAGGTATACTATGTCACGTGGAGATAGAGAAATTGATCTTCAGCTTCAGTAATTCGAAATGATTCGGTAACTCACATTTCTCGCGATGTTTAGGAACGTGTAGTAATCGTCCTCAATTAGATGTTCCTGATCATTGTCATCGTCCATCTCGGAATTTCGACTTTTTCCCTTGTCGACTCACACAAATTACAAAGTGCCAATGCTTTCCCTTAATCTTAGTCTTCTGCTCCTATAGGTTACGAAAAACTCGGTCGAGAACCGGTTATCATTTAGTACTTGCAGCTATCGTCGGGTGGTGCCAGATGAACGAAACCACAGACGGGTATATAAGATAAACCTACATCTTTAAAGGCTTCGAATCGTATGTTTTGAAATACCGAGCGgacgtttaaaaaaaaatcggACGTTATGTTATGTCCTCTACGATTTAAAGCAATGAGTCTAGAAATTATAAGTTTAACTACCAAAGTTGATAAAGACAACATGAAGGTAACAGAAGCGAAAAATTTGTGttagaaatatgtatataaccTTTTTTGTTACACATTTTGTTaaatatacacatgtatatataatatatacacatatgcaTACATTACGTTGCGttttagaatattttatgaTTTGACGATAACAATTAGATTTTCGTATGAGATAAATTCTATTGTATATCATTTAAAAAGTTATCCATCAACTTACATTTTCTGCTACAACATAAAATGTTATCAATTTTTGAGATCCTTTATACAAACTTATTTAAACATGATCTCAttaaaatgatttttatttttacctttATTTCGTTTATCCACATTATCggagaataataaaatttaatcgtTTATGTTTAATCTTGTTTAGCAATAAAGCATTGATGATTTTATGAAGAATTAATGAAAGGTACAAGCAAGCGCaagttgttattattattattgagaTTTTATATTCATTCCTGTTTTCATCTTTCTTCTGTTCGCTTTTTCCAGTCTTTTTCGATCGTCTATGCCATTATGTATAATGACAGGCAAATGAAAAGCGAGGTAAAACATACCACGGGTCCATACCATAGAGATATAAAGATAGAGTGTGTGAGCAAGCTGAGAAAGCGGTATAAGAGTGGAAAGAGAATGTTGCATACAAACCTCTCATATTCTTGTCTAATAACACATGCACATTCGTATAGAAAtagtaaataaaaatgtaatcatTGAGTGGTATCTATGTTCACTGTGTCTGATTGGCAAGCACAAAAGGAACCTCCTATACAGCGTTCTCTTTCTATTCCCATATAATATCCACTTGCACGGTAACATATGACTCGCATACTCTATCTTTATCTCTTTATGGCCTGTACCTCGTCGATGATCGTACCACAGACGACAGATCAACTGCATTATTAACTTTTAAGGAATCACAAATAAtcataataaaaaattgtaagaTTCATTGCAAGTACAATTGCAACGATTACAAGAAATACCCTCCTTTCTCTTTGTTTCCCAAATCTTTACGATTTATCTCCCTtcttattgttttattttctttatatatacTAGATAACTTATAAGTAATGCAAAATTGCAACTTACATACAATATTACAGCAAAACTTTTCATGGTCCTAGTAAACTCTTGGCACTAATAAATAAATGTCGATTTATTTTATATGGGCTCGTCTATTAAAAAATGATAGTTTATTTTACATGATCTGCTTTATTAAAATGATAATTTCTTTCATATGGTCTGTTTTATTTAAAGTTGTATTACCATGTaaaattcttttatattattaaatatctgcTTTAAGCAACTATAGTACAATCCTAAAATTATTCAGAAAATTATAGACTTCTCTAATATAGTATATTCTGTGATAATATTATTGCGACAGTTTAATACGAGTATTTTGTACTCTATACTGTATTGTACACGAGatctaatttaaaaaaagaaggagTCAACAATTTTAAACAATTCTACGTTTCTATACTTCCCTTAACAAGTTAAGAAGTACATACAACCATGACACAATAGCTTGCAATGCGTTACTGTAGACTGTAGAACGTGACCACGACCAGTCATGACAAACCACCATAAAAAGCCAATAAAATTGGTAGGGAGAGACTGAAAGAAAGGGCAGCCCAGTGTTCCGGAGTCAGTTCGCTTTGACATTCCCTAATCAAAACAAGAATTCTCTTTTTCCTCGTGTTTCCTTACGCTTGTTGGGTCAGTCATAATTTTTAAAGGGTTCGAAGGATTGAGTTTCCTAATAATTTATCGTCCCTTCATAAGCGTGACCTGTTACGAACGACAGGAATTTTTATAGTTTCCAACAGCatatgataataaaaatattcaccTTATCCTTTGTTCATAATGATCcaagataataaaaaatatcgacGGTCTAgttgaaaataatttgcaacaaattatCTGGAGTCTCAATATATTCCTTTCGATATGATTAGTTCGCATGTAATAGAGTATCGTGCACGTGATAATAATTGGACAGGCAAGGCGCACGTTGTTTTAGTAGCGAATTAATCGCAATCGCCGCGGCTAATGGCAACAGTAACGTTAAGAGGCGAGGAAACAATCGGCCGGATCGGTCGCCGGTATTGTTAAACACGCTCATTGTACTGCTCTAACAATACACTGTTACAGTGACAACATTCAGCCCGGTGAGTCTTAGCCTTCGATCAACAATCCGTTATCACCATTGAAAAATATCCGGCTgttgtttttcttcttcttttttcaactAATTGGACCTAATTGAAATTTTAACTATTTGTTCAAATTTCTTATCTTCAGTCGATGTATGAAATCAATAAGAATCGTGATGTACAAAAATCTACTTATAAATTATCTTGTAGAACAGTTGACTTGAATATATTTGAAGAACATAATCAGAAATAGATATTTTTCCAGACTAATTTACTGATGATAAAGGTTCATAGGAGCGGATAGGTGTATTTCATAAGGGATCTTAATTAATGTCTACTCTTTCAATTCTTGTCCTTGTACTGATTGTTTAAAGAAAGTTTATTTCTTGATTTCCTCAATGCTTGATGTTGGATGTTTATTTTGTGGTCAATGACTACTGGTCGAACGTTTCATGGCCATCTCTTTCAAATTGTTTCTAACCATTACCTGCAAAAAGAGGAATACGGTATTAAAAAATCAGTAAAAGAATCTGAGAAAagaatttcattaataaaaaaaataaattagctTAAGTATGTTAAttgcgagagagagagagagagagagagagagagagagagagagagagagagaaaaagagagaggaatttcattaattaaaaaGCAGTACAAGAACACAGAAAATACAGTTTGAGTGACAAAAGAATGTTATAAGAACATCAGAGATTATGAGCAACTCAGGAGCCACACCGATCAACtccataaattaaaaagtaaatttAAAATCAAAAAGCAAATTTTTAGACTATTGTGgaaattttaagaataacagCTTTAAAACTTAACGTGATATACAACACGATAATACAACACGAACAATGCACATCAACTAATAGTTACGGtatctctttcattgttttgATAGTCTATGTTATGTTGTTAGCAGATTAAGTATTATATGGTCAATGGTAGGTAATTTAAAACGAAGCAAGAATTTTGGTTGATTAGATGGTCCAAGAAACGTAAGCTCTTCTATTTCACAGTCGTTATCAGCAGCCTGCCTAAATCACGTAGCCTCGTATTACGTAATCAGTggcatgtatacatatatgacaAGCCTATTTCTCAGAATCGTACCTACATCACGTAGGAAGTAAGTATTTATATTGCTCACGATCAATGGCTGGGAACTCATGCGCTGTTTATTTGCCCGGAGATTTCGATTCCGATAGCGACACCGTGAAAAGAAACTGGCTCTCAGAAACTTCACCAGAATAAATGCATCGTTGTTCCTCTGAATCCTACCTCCCTAAAATAAAACTATACATAATTTTTAGTCTATTGGTAATAATTATTAAAGTTGTCAATAAATCTGTATTAATGTAGgttcttaaaataaatttcctCAAGAAATTCTCACGACAAACTGCGTACTGTATTTGACATACTTCAGAAGTTTCCTAGAAGAAATTCCTAGAAAGTTTCCTAGAATTTCCTAGAAGTTTACTAAAAGAAATTGATACTTGATATCTAATACAATGAAATTTCCTACTCAGGCTTTGACTAACCATAATTACATAAGACTATTTCAGAACTGTCTGGAAAATGTTTCAGTGCAGTTTTCTTCCAATGAAGGTACTCGAAGCGTACACTTTTTCTAGAAAGCAATGAGTATCGCTTTTAGGGGGTTGAAATGGTATTCGGTACAGTATTCCTGCTAAGTGAAACGAATCGCAAGGTATCAGAGAATGTTCACTGGGCAGGCGCGTGCAGCTGATGCACCAGATCGATCTTTTCATCCAATGAAACAGGCAAATGTATCGCAGTCTCCGCCCAAAATATGGCGACCGTTTTTCCTTCCCCTCTATCCTGTTAAATGAACATCCCCGATGCTGTCTGTAACACGAAAAACGGAACCTGATCAGAAACACGTTTTTAATGGATCAATTGACTACGCATATCTTGCTTTTGTAGTCAAAAAGGATTCATCATATTAAAGATTTATAATTCTACAAACAGTTTATCAATCTTTAGTTTTCAACAGAAATTAATTTCTACAAATGTATGCTTCATAACTTATGTATATATTGATGTAGAATATAATCTAAGTATAATGATTGCTCTTTTTGATTAGAGGAACCTTTTTACGTGTAGATATAAGCTATGAGAAAAGGTATCGATCCAAACGAACGCGTGCGCTCTGATTGAAACCGGCACAGTGGAAACGGCAACTCTATGGTCAGACCGGGCGCAATGAAATCCTGACCAGGCGTTTTCCAATCAGTTCAGCGATTCTTTCGGCGACC
This genomic stretch from Bombus affinis isolate iyBomAffi1 chromosome 16, iyBomAffi1.2, whole genome shotgun sequence harbors:
- the LOC126925687 gene encoding dnaJ homolog subfamily C member 11 isoform X1, whose amino-acid sequence is MDDDNDQEHLIEDDYYTFLNIARNATQEEINYAYRTQSKLYHPDKHVDPVLKKEAEVLFNRTKAAYKVLSNPHQRAIYDTVGIKGLKTEGWEIVERTRTPQEIREEYEYLAREAQERKLLSLTNPTTSITMNINATDLFNRYEKDPENSRDVLSCIEVSGMSFTQSIEAPLSLQDIVTLYGQLSTRNGVGSGSINVSAKRLLSSKGWVELEVGAGNGPMISFKGFRMLPHKVLFNGATILEFTPFEIKASLIGRLTMQLDTHIMGDLTYNAGPESSMSTSIVRDTARTYTSFSIHLGVLRSFVSFNYIYKMHEKEMKLRGSVRAGTFGLLVEYGAEKKVSRHTKLSAIVSAGVPTGVMLKLKLNRSFQTYAFPIHLSDEVLPATMFYATVIPLMTWVVLKKIVIDPMIKKRQEREKEKEKEVNKTRMMEKQKEAESATKLMKATVSRIRATEESKKGLIITKALYGRFVYPQQDQYNSEQQTIRRDEVIDVTIPLQCLVKDSKLILHGASKSELPGFYDPCVGEEKQLLIQYLFRNQTHECIVKDNAPVRIPLPSHKVNTT
- the LOC126925687 gene encoding dnaJ homolog subfamily C member 11 isoform X2 gives rise to the protein MDDDNDQEHLIEDDYYTFLNIARNATQEEINYAYRTQSKLYHPDKHVDPVLKKEAEVLFNRTKAAYKVLSNPHQRAIYDTVGIKGLKTEGWEIVERTRTPQEIREEYEYLAREAQERKLLSLTNPTTSITMNINATDLFNRYEKDPENRDVLSCIEVSGMSFTQSIEAPLSLQDIVTLYGQLSTRNGVGSGSINVSAKRLLSSKGWVELEVGAGNGPMISFKGFRMLPHKVLFNGATILEFTPFEIKASLIGRLTMQLDTHIMGDLTYNAGPESSMSTSIVRDTARTYTSFSIHLGVLRSFVSFNYIYKMHEKEMKLRGSVRAGTFGLLVEYGAEKKVSRHTKLSAIVSAGVPTGVMLKLKLNRSFQTYAFPIHLSDEVLPATMFYATVIPLMTWVVLKKIVIDPMIKKRQEREKEKEKEVNKTRMMEKQKEAESATKLMKATVSRIRATEESKKGLIITKALYGRFVYPQQDQYNSEQQTIRRDEVIDVTIPLQCLVKDSKLILHGASKSELPGFYDPCVGEEKQLLIQYLFRNQTHECIVKDNAPVRIPLPSHKVNTT